The bacterium nucleotide sequence CAGGGAGTCTTCGATCGACCGATCGGCGGAGCCCTGGGCGATAAACTCTTTCTCAAACGTGTCCGCGAACCGGAGATAGAGACGGTCGTTCTCGGTCAGCGCCTCCTCGCCGATGATCGCGACGAGGCGCCGGAGATCGAGGCCCTGGGCGTAGGCCGAGTAGAGCTGGTCGGCCACCTGGCGGTGATCCACGCGGGTCCGACCCTTGCCGATTCCGTTGTTCATCAGGCGGGACAGGCTCGGCAGCGGGTTGATGGGCGGGTAGACGCCCTGCCGATGCAACGGCCGGCTCAGCACCAGCTGACCTTCGGTGATGTAGCCTGTGAGGTCCGCGATGGGGTGGGTGATGTCATCGTCCGGCATCGTGAGGATCGGGAACTGGGTGATCGTCCCTTTCTTTCCCTTGATGCGGCCGGCCCGCTCGTAGATACTCGCAAAGTCCGTGTACATGTAGCCGGGGTACCCGCGGCGGCCCGGGATCTCTTCGCGGGCCGCGCCGATCTCGCGGAGGGCCTCCGCATAATTCGTCATATCGGTCAGGATGACGAGGACCTGCATATCCAGCTCGTAGGCGAGATACTCGGCGACGGTCAATGCGGCGCGCGGCGTCATGAGCCGCTCGATCGTGGGATCATCGGCCAGGTTCATGAAAACGACGCTCCGGGCCAGGGCGCCCGTGCTCTCGAATTCATGGATGAAAAAGGCGGCCTCGCGCTGGGTGATCCCCATGGCGCCGAATACGACCGAGAACTGCTCGGCCTCACCGAGCACCTTGGCCTGACGGGCGATCTGGGCGGCGATCTCGTTCGCCGGCAATCCCGCCCCGGAGAAGATCGGCAGCTTCTGCCCCCGCACGAGCGTGTTCATGACGTCGATGGTGGAGATCCCGGTCTGGATGAACTCCGCGGGCTTCTCCCGCGCGACGGGGTTGATCGGCGCGCCCAGGATCGGCAGCCGCTTCTCCGGGATGATCGGCGGGAGACCATCGATGGGGTCGCCCAACCCGTTGAACCGCCGGCCGATCATTTCCCGACTGACCCCGATGCGGGCGACGTCCTCGCGCAGGCTCAGCGAGGTCTTGGCCAGATCCATCCCCCGGGTCTCCTCGAACACCTGGATCACCGCGTTGCGCTCGGAGACCTCGATCACCTGCCCGCCTCGAACGCTCCCGTCCTGCACATGTATCTCCACGATGGCGCCGTAGGCGAGATCCCGCGCCCCCTCGACAAACAGCAGCGGGCCGGAGATGTAATTGATGCTCGTGTAGCGCTTGGTGGATAGCTGCGTCACCCTGTTCCCTCCTCTAGGCCCGCGGCCGGCTTCCCTTTCCATCCGGGGATAGCCCGATAGGCGCCTCACCCTTGGCCTTCTCGCCGAACGCCGCCGGCAGGCCCTTCAGAAACTCGTCGATATGGGCGCGGAACTTGTCGTTCGGGACCTCCTTGAATCGGGCGATCTGCTCGTTTTGGGGGAGGTTGAGCATCTCGTCGATGGTCATCCCTCGGTCGAGCGCCGCCCCTGCGGCTTCGTTGAATGCGCGAATCCCGCGAACCATCCAGTAGGCTTTCTCGAGGGAGCTGGACGCGTCGACCTCGCTGAAGGCGCTCTGCTGGAGGAAGTACTCGCGTATCATCTTCCCGGTCTCGATGATCAGTCGCTCTTGATCCTGGAGCGCGTCGGGGCCGACCAGCTGCACGACCTCCTGGAGGCTGGCCTCGCGCGACAGAATCGCGCTGAGCCAGCCGCGTTGGTCGGTGAAGTCCTCGGCAACGTTCTGTCCATACCAGGAGTTGAGCAAGGCCTCGTAGAGACTGTAGGACCGGTTCCAGTTGATGGCGGGGAAGTGCCGGCGGTAGGCCAGCTGCGCGTCGAGGGACCAGAACGTCCCCACGATCCGTAGCGTGCTCTGCGTGACCGGCTCGGACAGGTCGCCGCCGGGCGGGCTCACCGCGCCGACGACGGTCACCGCCCCGACCCGATCGTCTTTGCCCAGCACGACCGCCCGACCCGCCCGCTCGTAGAACGCGGATAGCCGGCTCGCCAGGTACGGAGGATAGCCTTCTTCCGCAGGCATCTCCTCGAGCCGTGACGAGATTTCCCGGAGCGCCTCGGCCCACCGGCTCGTCGAGTCGGCCATCAGCGCGACCCGATAGCCCATGTCGCGGAAATACTCCGCCATCGTGACACCGGTGTAGATGCTGGCCTCGCGGGCGGCCACCGGCATGTTCGAGGTGTTGGCCACGAGGATGGTGCGCTCCATCAGGG carries:
- a CDS encoding V-type ATP synthase subunit B yields the protein MTQLSTKRYTSINYISGPLLFVEGARDLAYGAIVEIHVQDGSVRGGQVIEVSERNAVIQVFEETRGMDLAKTSLSLREDVARIGVSREMIGRRFNGLGDPIDGLPPIIPEKRLPILGAPINPVAREKPAEFIQTGISTIDVMNTLVRGQKLPIFSGAGLPANEIAAQIARQAKVLGEAEQFSVVFGAMGITQREAAFFIHEFESTGALARSVVFMNLADDPTIERLMTPRAALTVAEYLAYELDMQVLVILTDMTNYAEALREIGAAREEIPGRRGYPGYMYTDFASIYERAGRIKGKKGTITQFPILTMPDDDITHPIADLTGYITEGQLVLSRPLHRQGVYPPINPLPSLSRLMNNGIGKGRTRVDHRQVADQLYSAYAQGLDLRRLVAIIGEEALTENDRLYLRFADTFEKEFIAQGSADRSIEDSLTLGWKLLSTFPKTALTRISRDHVDKYYFGEQVEKIFRPGEVPV
- a CDS encoding V-type ATP synthase subunit A, giving the protein MAGTTGAITRISGPAVIAEGLSGARMYDIVRVGKEKLIGEIIRLDGETAFVQVYEDTSGLYIGEAVESTDAPLALELGPGMLSSIYDGIQRPLDKIREAQGDFISRGVIVSSLDRTRRWTFVPKVKKGDRVGPGDILGEVQEYSYAHRIMVPPDAAEDEVADINAGEFTVTDVIGRLRGGRELRMMQTWPVRVPRPAKRKLDPTELFVTGQRILDVLFPVAMGGTAAVPGPFGSGKTVVQQTLSKWSNADIIVYVGCGERGNEMTDVLTEFPELEDPRNGRPLMERTILVANTSNMPVAAREASIYTGVTMAEYFRDMGYRVALMADSTSRWAEALREISSRLEEMPAEEGYPPYLASRLSAFYERAGRAVVLGKDDRVGAVTVVGAVSPPGGDLSEPVTQSTLRIVGTFWSLDAQLAYRRHFPAINWNRSYSLYEALLNSWYGQNVAEDFTDQRGWLSAILSREASLQEVVQLVGPDALQDQERLIIETGKMIREYFLQQSAFSEVDASSSLEKAYWMVRGIRAFNEAAGAALDRGMTIDEMLNLPQNEQIARFKEVPNDKFRAHIDEFLKGLPAAFGEKAKGEAPIGLSPDGKGSRPRA